From one Mustela nigripes isolate SB6536 chromosome 16, MUSNIG.SB6536, whole genome shotgun sequence genomic stretch:
- the LOC132003639 gene encoding olfactory receptor 1D2-like translates to MVLMLQRVGEMDEGNQTGVSEFQLLGISDSPEQQRVLFWMFLSMYLVTVVGNVLIILAIGSDSHLHSPMYFFLANLSFTDLFFVTNTIPKMLVNLQSQSKAISYAGCLTQLYFLVSLVTLDNLILATMAYDRYVAICRPLHYVTAMSPGICILLLILCWVLSALYGLTLTLLMTRVTFCASRKIHYIFCEMYVLLRLACSNTQTIHIVLITTGIFIFLSPFGFMIMSYIRIVRAILRIPSASSKYKAFSTCASHLAVVSLFYGTLCMVYLQPLQTYSMKDSVATVMYAVVTPMMNPFIYSLRNKDMHGALGRLLSGKAFQRLT, encoded by the coding sequence ATGGTACTGATGTTGCAGAGAGTTGGGGAAATGGATGAAGGCAACCAGACAGGAGTCTCTGAATTCCAACTCCTGGGGATCTCAGACAGTCCTGAGCAGCAGCGGGTCCTGTTCTGGATGTTCCTGTCCATGTATCTGGTCACAGTGGTGGGAAATGTGCTCATCATCCTGGCGATTGGCTCTGACTCCCACCTGCACAgtcccatgtacttcttcctggccAACCTCTCCTTCACTGACCTATTCTTTGTCACAAATACAATTCCCAAGATGTTGGTTAATCTTCAGTCCCAGAGCAAAGCCATCTCCTATGCAGGGTGCCTAACACAGCTCTACTTCTTGGTCTCCCTGGTGACACTGGACAACCTCATCCTGGCCACAATGGCATATGACCGCTATGTAGCCATCTGCCGCCCCCTCCACTATGTCACAGCCATGAGCCCTGGGATCTGTATTTTGCTCCTCATCTTATGTTGGGTACTTTCTGCCCTCTATGGCCTCACCCTCACTCTCCTCATGACCAGGGTGACATTCTGTGCATCCCGGAAGATCCACTACATTTTCTGTGAGATGTATGTTTTGCTGAGGCTGGCCTGTTCCAACACCCAGACCATTCACATAGTGTTGATTACCACAGGCATCTttatcttcctttccccttttggGTTCATGATCATGTCTTACATCCGTATTGTCAGAGCCATCCTCCGAATACCCTCAGCCTCTAGCAAGTACAAAGCCTTCTCCACCTGTGCTTCCCATTTGGCTGTGGTCTCCCTCTTCTATGGGACACTTTGTATGGTATATCTGCAGCCCCTCCAAACCTACTCCATGAAGGACTCAGTAGCCACAGTAATGTATGCTGTGGTGACACCCATGATGAACCCTTTCATCTACAGCCTGAGAAACAAGGACATGCATGGGGCTCTGGGAAGACTGCTCTCAGGGAAAGCCTTCCAGAGGTTAACGTGA